A single region of the Desulfopila inferna genome encodes:
- a CDS encoding tyrosine-type recombinase/integrase, with translation MTEVTYTTKFTTFDQRFLPSGHTEVRYIEPGNHRSFQKRYWAQLSCSRLIGSGLPGADLAAQHVYDKYIKDLSISTIKNSGRVIHYFLHFLERKKTNIYTLTHQDISKFVGYEQERGQKTQSVVNYLRIVYAFIKYLVDQDVLPDTVMERKIRIKLPKALPRAITPEDQQRLLGAIHSDRDRALILLLLRTGMRIGELLEVQVSDISVAERKIMIYLGEKNFQGRAVYYGEDTKQALKKWLKIRPGNSTSLFPGRSPGRSITYVAAWHAMRNILNRAGLSDKGYSLHSLRHTFATDMLNAGMRLEVLQQLLGHQEIEMTMRYARITDLTREHEYFKAMGRIEQGGHYEHRRVNTQLQKVFEKKKLLRSKRK, from the coding sequence ATGACCGAAGTAACCTATACGACTAAGTTTACCACTTTTGATCAAAGGTTCTTACCGAGTGGTCATACAGAAGTCCGGTATATTGAGCCGGGGAACCATCGTTCTTTTCAAAAACGGTATTGGGCTCAACTCTCATGTTCCCGATTAATAGGCAGTGGTTTACCTGGAGCTGACCTTGCCGCCCAGCACGTGTATGACAAGTACATCAAGGATCTCTCAATAAGCACCATTAAAAATTCAGGCCGGGTTATTCACTATTTCCTACACTTTCTTGAGCGCAAAAAAACAAACATCTACACTCTGACTCATCAGGATATCAGCAAATTTGTAGGATATGAACAGGAGCGAGGGCAAAAGACGCAGTCCGTTGTTAATTATCTTAGAATTGTCTACGCTTTTATCAAGTACCTGGTTGATCAAGATGTTTTACCGGATACAGTCATGGAGCGAAAAATTCGTATAAAACTCCCCAAAGCACTTCCCCGTGCCATCACTCCTGAGGATCAGCAGCGTCTTCTTGGTGCCATTCACTCGGATCGTGACCGGGCTCTGATTTTGCTTTTACTGCGGACTGGAATGCGAATCGGTGAACTACTGGAAGTTCAGGTATCCGATATCAGTGTTGCTGAGCGAAAGATCATGATCTACCTGGGGGAGAAGAACTTTCAGGGACGTGCGGTGTATTATGGTGAAGATACAAAACAGGCACTGAAAAAATGGTTGAAAATAAGGCCAGGCAACTCCACATCCCTCTTTCCAGGCAGGTCGCCAGGGAGAAGTATAACCTATGTAGCCGCTTGGCACGCTATGCGAAATATCCTCAATCGTGCTGGTCTATCGGATAAAGGGTATAGCTTACACAGTCTTCGGCACACCTTTGCCACCGATATGCTTAATGCAGGTATGCGCCTGGAAGTTCTGCAGCAATTACTTGGTCATCAGGAGATCGAAATGACCATGCGCTATGCCAGGATAACGGATTTAACCCGAGAGCACGAGTATTTCAAAGCCATGGGCCGTATCGAGCAGGGAGGACATTATGAACATCGCCGCGTCAATACTCAACTACAAAAAGTATTTGAAAAGAAAAAACTACTCCGCTCAAAGCGTAAGTAG